Below is a genomic region from Helianthus annuus cultivar XRQ/B chromosome 2, HanXRQr2.0-SUNRISE, whole genome shotgun sequence.
aatgtttacaattataataataataataataataataataataataataataatatttatacacaCTATGTAATGTAAGACCTAATTTCAATATGTATTACATATTTATAAGtattcaacatgtgtaataattatgctaataataataataataatatttatacatatatgtattacaTATTTATAAGtattcaacatgtgtaataaTTATGCTATTATGATATTTCAgtgttattaattaaaataagtCAGTTTTTGTAATAAGttagttgtgtgaatgttgtacggtaataaaaaaaatatgtcaATTATGTAATTTTTTACGTATTATATAATTATGTCGTTTTATTGTACAATCCTATTTAACAAACGGGTCTATAACCTTATAAATAAAACCTAGATTAGTaataaagaaacagttagacaatGTGGTGTGGGTCGGGGAAGGGGTGCAGGGTGCTGAGGTGGCCCTCATCCCCGGGGAACACCACCGCTCCCGATGAACCTCCGGTGCCCACGGAGAAAACTCCCAGATCTCCCCGATGAAAAATGTGAATTTGtgtgtattttattgttttttattgctCAGAACTCTGTTTTTGCTTATTGTTTTTTGGATTGttctgtttttgttttgttttgttttgttttgttttttttttcttctgttTTCAGGTTGAAGAGGAAGAAGGGCTTAAGTTTTAAATAATACCCTTAAATTTTGTTTTAACTTAAAAATCCCTCAAATTTGTTTTACTTTTAAATGATATCCTTAGAATttggttttaattttaaaaagacCCTTCaaattttttagttttaaataaTATTCTTCTCCTTCATCGGTATCTTTTAAAAATCTAATTACGTTCACCATCTTTTATATATTCTTCTCTTCTATATCTATATCTTTTAAAAATATTCATgtttattataagtaaaatacattaaacaaataaaaatgtatttaaaaatatatttacataaaaaaatattaaaaaaatgaaaggaggaagaagatgaaccACACCCACTTTTGAGGGGAAATAGTGATGTGGAAAGGAAGGTGACGTAAGACCTAAATGAACTTAGAGAAAGGGAGAAGCAAACCCCTTAGacttatatatgtatatacacaaaAACATGCAAGTGAAAACAACTCTACAACTTTTTAACTCCACAAACTAATAAAACTATAGTTTATTATTAGTGGTTGCAAACTCCGATAAAGGATGATGATTGATTTACGTAATTATTTCATATAAGAATTGGGAATACTATCTAGTAGTCTCGCTTAGGTTTGAATCCCTCTTCAATCGAGCTTAAACCATGTATAAACCTGGCCGAGACGCCgttcaagaaaaaaaaatctaTCCTCCGTATTTAGACCATCCAAAATAAGCATCCATTTTTTGGATATCTTTAGGTTCTCATGTTTGCATTACCCAATCAATTAAAAAGTTTCTCTCTCATGAGTCTTGTCCCTCTCACAACATAAAAActttctctctctcatctctATTCATTCctctatttacaaacttattttttctCATATTAATCAACAACTTCTCTCCTTCACATCACCACTCTctctcctacatgacttctaaaaataagaaaaaatccTGAATgcacttatgtgattgtattatttatattttatagaGTGGCTATGAGTGTAGGAGGAAGAAAAAAGGTTACTACTCATCAGTGGTAAATTCGGAGGAATACTCTTCACTCTCTATAATTCTCTAATattttttgaaagtggttgtgaacGGAGGAGAgaggaaaggtaatgataaaagtataaaaaattattatatgATTAGAAATGAGAGAAAAAATTAgtgatttttagtgtaattatagagACGGAGTAGAGATAATTAAGaagaagagaaaaaaaaaacagtgaTTTTTTACTTATAGAGATAAGTAGAGAATCAATTATGAATGCTATAAATTTTAAACTTGTTTTCAGATCTATAAGCACACGTAATAATAATATCATAATATCATATCATTGATAATAAATGATAATATAAAAGCATCTCTATTTGTTTAGTGGTTTATGGATTAGTAAAGTTTGCCGATTAAATAACAAATATTGTTATCTCAACCTTCCAGTTACTGTATAAAGTTAGATATTATGCTTACGGAATGAATCAGCAACTTTTGAAAACATATGTGAATATGTGATGTCATTGTGTTTTATTTTGATGGATGATATTGATAGGTGATTAATGTTTCAACTTTCAGATGGTTATAAtcctttttaatatttatttttaagcttaGCATTATGATCAAAATGATCGATACAGAAACGTGGCTACTTAGCCACAAGTACACACAACATACAAAACTAAGAAAGAGTGACAACATGCTTGACTTGGTAGCTAGCTAGCTTTGGCAGCACACAAGTCAGGAGCATGAATATCATCCATGTTCCACAAGCCATCCCATAGACCAATGTCGTCGTTCATAGGGGTCTCCGGTACATAACAACCGCCACCATTGAACAATAGGCTAGTTTGTTGTTCATCGTAAACTTTGCCTTCCTGCCTCACAATCATTGTTGTAGACATGTATCCGACTTTGTTCTCACTTTCTTGGAGCAAAGATATTATCTTTTCTACATCAACTTCATTTTGTTGCATATGAAGTTGTTGCAACTGCAGTTGTCGTTGTTCTTGTTGAAACTTTTGTCTTTTTAACAGGCGTGTTTTAAGCTTGGTTGATTCGTCCATCACCTTACTCTTTTTCTTAAAATGGGTTCGCCAATAGTTCTTGATCTCGTTATCTGTCCTTCCGGGCAAGCTTCTTGCAATTGTTGACCATCTAATTTAACCAACCAGGCATGTATATGGATGAAGTATTAATCACATGACCACACATAAATGGAGTTTCTAAAAGAGCTAGCTagcattttgtttttgtttctcaaaTGGTATAGTATAAAAAGTACCGATTTCCCCATCGAGCATGTAGATCAAGAATGATGGCTTCTTCATAAGGGGTAATTCTACCTCTCTTAAGGTCTGGTCTCAAGTAGTTCACCCATCTGAGTCTACAACTTTTCCCATTTCTTTTCAGACCTACAATGGATTAGATATTTATATAAGTGATCATTCGCACCTTTTACAAAAAGAAATGAAGACATCAATATAAGCTAGTACGGCATGTACCAGAAAGCGTAGCGACAGAATTCCATCGGCCTTCACCATGCAAGTTGACATGATGAACGAGCAAACGGTCTTCTTCGGTAGTCCATGGCCCTTTTCTCCACTTTTCTTCGTATGCTCCACCCCAATACATCGTACCTTACCGTACTAATTAAACTATCTATTTATCTATCTATGTCTCTAATCAACTTGATTAGCCATGTATTTATACCACCATAAAACCCTCCATCCTAATGTCCCTATCTAAAACATCTCCCTTTCTACATAAAGCAAGCATAAAAGATCTCACCAACAGTATCTCCACACCATTAGATTTACCAAATTACCCTTCATGCTTTGGCTGTCAAAATTATTGAAGGGTGTTATGGGAATTTAAAAGTTGTTATGGATTAAGGTGACATGTTCAATCTTGATCATATCCTAAGAGTATAATAGTTGATTACGACATTTGGGCCACGTATAGCATGGAGCCAAATGCGTCACTAAAAAAGCATAAGGTTATTTTATTAATTAGGGTAATTTAAAATTCGTCGTGGCAAATGAGATTAGGGCAGGTGTTTACAAACTTACTTGTTATGGCCATAAATCACAATCGCATCTAATAAACTACAATATATTAATGCTATATTTGGTAATGGGTTTAGTAGTTCACGTACCACTACCTCAACAAATGGTCTTCCACATGAACACCATCTATTCAATTAGTCTGCAATTTCACTAAGTATTCTTCAAAGAAATAAAGtgtgtttgatgaataaaaaccGAAATCACACTTGTAAACAAAATATCTTTACACCAATAACAGGATTCATATATATGTTAAGCACTAATTCATTCCAACTCATTGTGATTGCTCCTAAACGTAATATTGCCATAAGGGAAGTACAGATcgatcgggggggggggggggattgggAGGAGATCTCAAAAAGT
It encodes:
- the LOC110908089 gene encoding transcription factor MYB2 is translated as MYWGGAYEEKWRKGPWTTEEDRLLVHHVNLHGEGRWNSVATLSGLKRNGKSCRLRWVNYLRPDLKRGRITPYEEAIILDLHARWGNRWSTIARSLPGRTDNEIKNYWRTHFKKKSKVMDESTKLKTRLLKRQKFQQEQRQLQLQQLHMQQNEVDVEKIISLLQESENKVGYMSTTMIVRQEGKVYDEQQTSLLFNGGGCYVPETPMNDDIGLWDGLWNMDDIHAPDLCAAKAS